A genome region from Verrucomicrobiota bacterium includes the following:
- a CDS encoding YgiQ family radical SAM protein, whose translation MQCSGKTGAKKFLPMSRAEMSARHWDALDVLLITGDAYVDHPSFGTALIGRVLEADGLRVGIIAQPDWRTVESLKIMGAPRLFCGVTAGNIDSMVANYTAGRHKRREDAYTENREIGKRPNHAATVYAQMCRQAFPGVPVVLGGIEASLRRVAHYDYWEDKLRPSILVDSKADILVYGMGEHQVREIARRLQTPERDLSGIPGTARLLGAKASAAMDFSQWIRLPSWEEVRDNKVLLLKLTKLVEREQTPYCGRPLVQFHHDRAVIMERPAMPLDEVEMDALYDLPFVKEPHFRYQGEIAGFKTIKDSIIVQRGCPGGCTFCGLGFHQGKFLTSRSEKSILKEIRQLSDSPNFRGTISDLGGPTANLYGSEHSYDEACHRCRRPSCLYPDICRHFKIGEEQMLSLYRHARASEGIKHVFIQSGIRMDVALRTPKYMKELVAHHVSGHLKVAPEHVNPEVLRRMRKPAGVFEKFMEVFREESEQADKEQYLVPYFISSFPGCTTREMGDVEKVLQRTHWNLQQVQDFIPLPMTPSAAMYVTGLDYDTETPIPVVRNAGERLAQIKVLRPNFGEKKPARPSNQAAPESDTAPDAF comes from the coding sequence ATGCAGTGTAGCGGCAAAACCGGTGCGAAGAAGTTTCTGCCCATGTCCCGGGCCGAGATGAGCGCCCGGCATTGGGATGCCCTGGACGTGCTGCTCATCACTGGCGATGCCTACGTGGATCATCCTTCGTTTGGCACGGCCTTGATCGGGCGGGTGCTGGAGGCCGATGGCCTGCGCGTTGGCATCATTGCCCAACCGGATTGGCGCACGGTGGAGTCCTTGAAAATCATGGGGGCACCGCGCCTGTTTTGCGGGGTGACGGCCGGCAATATTGATTCGATGGTGGCAAACTACACCGCGGGGCGCCACAAGCGCCGCGAGGACGCCTATACCGAAAACCGTGAAATCGGCAAACGCCCGAATCACGCGGCGACGGTTTACGCCCAGATGTGTCGTCAGGCGTTTCCCGGCGTCCCAGTGGTGTTGGGCGGCATTGAGGCCAGCCTGCGGCGCGTGGCACATTACGATTATTGGGAGGACAAGCTGCGCCCGTCCATTTTAGTGGATTCCAAGGCGGATATTCTGGTCTATGGCATGGGGGAACACCAGGTGCGCGAAATCGCGCGCCGTCTCCAAACTCCCGAGCGGGATCTGAGCGGCATTCCGGGCACCGCCCGACTACTGGGTGCAAAGGCCTCCGCGGCGATGGATTTCAGCCAGTGGATTCGCCTGCCCAGTTGGGAGGAAGTGCGGGACAATAAAGTGCTGCTCCTGAAACTCACCAAGCTGGTCGAGCGCGAGCAGACGCCGTATTGCGGGCGGCCGCTGGTGCAATTTCACCATGATCGTGCGGTGATCATGGAGCGTCCCGCCATGCCGTTGGATGAAGTGGAAATGGACGCCCTGTACGACCTGCCATTCGTCAAGGAACCGCACTTCCGCTACCAGGGTGAAATCGCCGGATTCAAGACGATCAAGGACTCGATCATTGTGCAGCGCGGCTGCCCCGGAGGCTGCACCTTTTGCGGACTGGGCTTCCACCAGGGCAAATTCCTGACAAGCCGCAGCGAGAAATCCATCCTCAAGGAAATCCGGCAGCTCTCCGATTCCCCAAACTTCCGGGGAACCATCTCCGATCTGGGCGGTCCCACGGCCAACCTGTACGGCAGCGAGCATAGTTACGACGAGGCCTGCCATCGCTGCCGCCGGCCCAGTTGCCTGTACCCGGATATCTGCCGTCACTTCAAAATTGGCGAGGAGCAAATGCTCAGCCTCTATCGCCACGCGCGCGCCAGCGAGGGGATCAAGCACGTGTTCATCCAATCCGGCATTCGCATGGATGTCGCGCTGCGCACGCCCAAGTACATGAAGGAACTGGTGGCGCACCACGTTTCCGGCCACCTCAAAGTGGCGCCCGAACATGTGAATCCCGAGGTGCTGCGCCGCATGCGCAAACCGGCCGGGGTTTTTGAAAAATTCATGGAGGTGTTTCGCGAAGAAAGCGAGCAGGCGGACAAGGAACAATACCTGGTCCCGTATTTCATTTCCAGTTTCCCCGGCTGCACCACCCGGGAAATGGGCGACGTGGAAAAAGTGCTTCAACGCACCCATTGGAACCTGCAACAGGTTCAAGACTTCATCCCGCTGCCGATGACGCCCTCGGCAGCCATGTATGTCACCGGTCTGGATTACGACACGGAAACGCCGATCCCCGTCGTCCGCAACGCGGGCGAACGACTGGCGCAGATCAAGGTATTGCGCCCGAACTTCGGCGAGAAAAAGCCCGCTCGCCCATCCAACCAAGCCGCCCCAGAGAGCGATACTGCGCCGGATGCGTTTTGA